Proteins encoded together in one Halothermothrix orenii H 168 window:
- a CDS encoding LptF/LptG family permease, whose translation MKIIYRYLTRELIMPFLFGVAAFTAIFIGTDILFTLTRLYNNFGVEFTTLVQLFFLKLPPIIVLTFPMATLMGTLMSFGRLSGDGEITAFRAGGVSVYKIVIPSLLVGLIMSVTTIMVNEMVVPRANYLYDQIVWEIKNGRKMPATQYDLTLTPLDRKYRRPDYILYTHRFNGETGIMNDVYLQDYEKGVPVTLIKARKAVWQGDKWHFYNGNIYYFKEGERVPALKFNEYVIKQPIYTPRRIGKMNKDIEDMSFKELGEYIQFLEEQGKDTFEERVKYHQKIAIPFASFIFALLAAPLGIKPRRSGGTATGMGLSIIVIFIYYTIMTLGSALGERGTISPFFGAWLQNFIFLIVGGYMIYRMNK comes from the coding sequence TTGAAGATAATATACCGTTATTTAACCAGGGAACTTATAATGCCTTTTCTATTCGGGGTGGCAGCTTTTACAGCTATTTTTATCGGAACAGATATTCTATTTACCCTGACCAGGTTATATAATAACTTTGGAGTGGAGTTTACTACATTAGTCCAGCTATTTTTTTTAAAGCTACCTCCTATCATAGTACTGACATTCCCGATGGCTACCCTGATGGGAACCCTGATGTCCTTTGGCAGGCTGTCGGGTGACGGTGAAATAACTGCCTTCAGGGCCGGAGGGGTGAGTGTCTATAAAATAGTTATCCCATCATTGCTGGTGGGGTTAATTATGAGTGTTACCACTATTATGGTCAATGAAATGGTTGTTCCCCGGGCTAACTACCTTTATGATCAAATAGTCTGGGAGATAAAAAATGGAAGAAAGATGCCTGCTACCCAGTATGATTTAACCCTGACTCCTCTTGACAGGAAATACCGCCGCCCTGATTATATCCTTTACACTCACCGCTTTAATGGGGAAACGGGGATCATGAACGATGTCTATCTTCAGGATTACGAGAAAGGGGTACCTGTTACCCTTATTAAAGCCCGTAAAGCAGTCTGGCAGGGGGATAAGTGGCATTTTTATAATGGAAATATCTATTATTTTAAAGAAGGGGAAAGGGTCCCTGCTTTAAAATTTAATGAATATGTGATTAAACAACCCATTTATACTCCCCGCCGGATTGGAAAGATGAATAAAGATATTGAAGATATGAGTTTTAAAGAGCTCGGCGAATATATTCAATTCCTGGAAGAACAGGGGAAAGATACCTTTGAGGAGAGGGTTAAATATCACCAGAAAATAGCCATACCATTTGCCAGTTTTATTTTTGCCCTGCTGGCGGCCCCGCTCGGTATAAAGCCAAGGCGGTCCGGTGGTACAGCTACCGGTATGGGGTTAAGCATTATTGTTATCTTTATTTATTATACGATTATGACCCTCGGGAGTGCCCTCGGAGAAAGGGGAACTATCTCTCCCTTTTTCGGGGCCTGGCTCCAGAATTTTATTTTCCTGATAGTGGGTGGATATATGATTTACCGGATGAACAAGTAA
- the lptB gene encoding LPS export ABC transporter ATP-binding protein, with protein MSIIAKNLLKIYSRQKVVNKVNLKVKKGEIVGLLGPNGAGKTTTFYMVVGLIKPDGGEIYLDDDNITHLPVYKRARKGIGYLSQEPSVFRKLTVRENILAILQARGFSPQESESKLNELMEEFNIGHLEDRLGYQLSGGERRRVEIARALATDPSFILLDEPFAGVDPIAVTDIQNIISYLKKRGLGVLITDHSVRETLSITDRAYIMHQGQILLSGSSEEVAESELARKFYLGERFTM; from the coding sequence ATGAGTATTATAGCTAAAAATTTACTCAAAATATACAGTCGTCAGAAGGTTGTCAATAAAGTAAATTTAAAGGTTAAAAAAGGAGAGATTGTCGGGCTTTTAGGGCCTAACGGTGCCGGTAAAACAACCACCTTTTATATGGTCGTCGGGTTAATAAAACCTGATGGTGGAGAGATTTACCTGGATGATGATAATATAACCCATTTACCGGTTTATAAAAGGGCCCGCAAAGGTATTGGTTATTTGTCCCAGGAGCCTTCTGTCTTCAGGAAACTGACGGTCAGGGAAAACATTCTGGCAATACTTCAGGCCCGGGGTTTCTCTCCACAGGAGTCTGAATCGAAATTAAATGAACTTATGGAAGAATTTAATATAGGCCATCTTGAGGATAGACTGGGATATCAGCTTTCCGGTGGAGAAAGGAGAAGGGTTGAGATTGCCCGTGCCCTGGCAACAGACCCTTCATTTATTTTACTTGATGAACCCTTTGCCGGGGTTGACCCTATTGCGGTAACAGATATCCAGAATATAATAAGTTACCTTAAAAAGAGGGGGCTCGGGGTTTTAATTACCGACCATAGTGTCCGGGAGACCCTTTCAATTACCGACAGGGCCTATATAATGCACCAGGGGCAGATATTGCTGTCAGGGAGTTCTGAAGAGGTGGCTGAAAGTGAACTGGCCCGGAAGTTTTATCTGGGTGAAAGGTTTACCATGTAG
- a CDS encoding LptA/OstA family protein — translation MPVRKINRWALILFILILYLTYMISPVVVRVYSEGRRPELLADTFTVDIENYFYDIKARGNVTLIYKDYTVTGDRLKFNTRTEDLEVYNLGKISTPEYTLKGDTLKGNINKGKFNIDGNISLMGDNILLTGNVIDLDRSKEVAVITGKTSIEYKGIKAVSDKLTYNYREETVYLEGNVSGKQDGHEFSGNTLKIDLSREQIILSGNASLLFPQDTGEDK, via the coding sequence ATGCCAGTCAGAAAAATTAACAGGTGGGCACTTATATTATTTATACTTATATTATATCTTACTTATATGATATCTCCAGTGGTAGTAAGGGTCTATAGTGAAGGAAGGCGCCCTGAATTACTGGCTGATACTTTTACAGTTGATATTGAAAATTATTTTTATGATATAAAAGCCAGAGGTAATGTTACCCTTATTTATAAAGACTATACAGTGACCGGTGATAGACTAAAGTTTAATACCCGTACTGAAGATTTGGAGGTTTATAACCTGGGAAAAATCAGTACTCCTGAATATACCTTAAAAGGAGATACGTTGAAGGGGAACATTAATAAGGGTAAGTTTAATATTGATGGTAATATCAGTCTTATGGGAGATAATATACTCCTTACCGGAAATGTCATAGACCTTGACCGGAGTAAAGAGGTTGCCGTAATTACGGGTAAAACTTCTATTGAATATAAGGGGATAAAGGCAGTTTCTGATAAACTTACCTATAATTACAGGGAGGAGACTGTTTATCTTGAGGGGAATGTTTCCGGAAAGCAGGATGGTCATGAGTTTTCTGGTAATACCTTAAAAATTGATCTTTCCCGGGAGCAGATAATCCTGTCCGGGAATGCGAGCCTCTTATTTCCACAGGATACAGGTGAGGACAAATGA
- the lptC gene encoding LPS export ABC transporter periplasmic protein LptC produces the protein MFTGKKVLIILIVLSIMVAGVFFTFRAGINTSDNPESTPDKQTGTYRELKGARLTLYSKSKDIRLEVSSSNVTNRDNNKTIDMTGIEVKVRDNKTEELLYTFSGQNGLYLADRGELRVSGPVVLQKDMITLNSGSLCWKENSDIITGKGGVKLDLPRFTIEGDKMEAAPGSGLVMIHGNQGKQARLTWKEESHASQKN, from the coding sequence TTGTTTACCGGCAAAAAAGTTTTAATAATTTTAATAGTTTTATCTATTATGGTGGCAGGGGTGTTTTTCACCTTCCGGGCCGGAATCAACACCTCAGATAACCCTGAATCCACCCCTGATAAACAGACGGGAACTTACCGGGAATTAAAGGGGGCCAGGCTTACCCTTTATAGTAAAAGTAAAGATATTCGCCTTGAAGTTTCGTCCAGTAATGTTACTAACCGGGATAATAATAAGACTATTGATATGACTGGTATAGAGGTTAAAGTCAGGGATAATAAAACCGAGGAATTGCTTTATACTTTTAGTGGCCAAAATGGGCTCTACCTTGCCGACCGGGGAGAATTAAGGGTCTCCGGGCCGGTGGTATTGCAAAAGGATATGATAACTTTAAATAGTGGTTCTTTGTGCTGGAAGGAAAATAGTGATATAATTACAGGCAAAGGTGGGGTTAAGCTCGACCTCCCCCGATTTACTATTGAGGGAGATAAAATGGAGGCAGCCCCCGGGTCAGGTCTAGTTATGATACACGGTAACCAGGGCAAACAGGCCCGATTGACCTGGAAGGAGGAAAGTCATGCCAGTCAGAAAAATTAA
- the lpxB gene encoding lipid-A-disaccharide synthase, with product MGKIMVVAGEVSGDMHAARVVREIKKLAPETRFFGMGSKCLREAGVEVLVDPTDISTIGFSEALKNYRQHRDHLKMMKKALEREKPDVALLVDYSGFNIKMARITKRKKIPTVSYFSPSAWVWGKRRARKMARARAVIASVFPMEEKVYREAGAEVHFVGHPLLDMVNVEESKDEICRKLELDGEKPIIGLMPGSRKQEVEYLLPEMLKAAERLKKEKGDFQFVIPVAPGIDRDKIVEMASRYKLVLKVVEGANYEVMKASDFLVVASGTATLEATIIGTPMVIVYRTSWSTYHLGKLLVNLDYIGLPNIIADREIVPELLQQDVTADNIYREITNFMSKPYLIKSIKRDLEYVKNKLGRPGAVRRTAELVLKKGKLYI from the coding sequence TTGGGCAAAATAATGGTAGTAGCCGGAGAAGTCTCTGGTGATATGCATGCAGCCAGGGTGGTCCGGGAAATTAAAAAATTAGCCCCTGAAACCCGGTTTTTTGGTATGGGGTCAAAATGCCTCCGGGAAGCAGGGGTTGAGGTTCTTGTTGATCCGACCGATATAAGCACCATCGGTTTTAGTGAGGCTCTGAAGAACTACAGACAGCACCGGGATCATTTGAAAATGATGAAAAAGGCCCTGGAGCGGGAAAAACCTGATGTAGCTTTACTGGTGGATTATTCAGGTTTTAATATAAAGATGGCCCGGATTACCAAACGAAAAAAAATCCCCACTGTCAGTTATTTTAGTCCTTCGGCATGGGTCTGGGGGAAACGTCGGGCCCGGAAAATGGCGAGGGCCCGGGCGGTTATTGCGTCAGTCTTTCCTATGGAAGAAAAAGTATACCGGGAAGCCGGGGCTGAGGTTCATTTTGTTGGACATCCCCTGTTAGATATGGTTAATGTCGAGGAGTCTAAAGATGAAATATGTAGAAAACTGGAGCTTGATGGGGAAAAACCCATTATCGGGTTAATGCCGGGAAGCCGGAAACAGGAAGTGGAATACCTTCTCCCTGAGATGTTGAAGGCAGCAGAACGGTTAAAGAAGGAAAAGGGTGATTTTCAATTTGTTATTCCCGTAGCTCCAGGGATTGACCGGGATAAAATTGTTGAAATGGCCTCCCGGTATAAATTGGTACTCAAGGTGGTTGAAGGGGCCAATTATGAGGTAATGAAGGCTTCTGATTTCCTGGTGGTTGCTTCAGGTACTGCTACCCTTGAAGCGACAATAATCGGAACCCCTATGGTCATCGTTTACCGGACGAGCTGGTCTACCTATCACCTAGGAAAATTACTGGTTAACCTTGACTACATAGGCCTCCCCAATATTATTGCTGACCGGGAGATTGTACCGGAATTGCTCCAGCAGGATGTTACCGCTGACAATATTTATCGGGAAATTACAAATTTCATGAGTAAACCCTATCTTATTAAAAGCATAAAAAGGGACCTGGAATATGTCAAAAATAAACTGGGAAGGCCTGGTGCCGTGAGGAGAACTGCAGAACTTGTTTTGAAAAAGGGCAAATTGTATATTTAG
- a CDS encoding LpxI family protein yields the protein MSKIGLIAGRGKLPAIWAASARDRGHDVYAFPIIEEADEGLKNIAKVIKPVNVGAFDNLINILIENDISKVVMIGKVNKTRLFGKTRLDARMQQMLANLRELNDDSILLGIVNELKKEGIEVLKQSTFIEDLFPTPGPVTSKTPDDSLLEDMKYAFKLARGIGGLDIGQTVLVKNRAVLAVEAIEGTDQAIKRAGELGGAGATMAKVSKPNQDFRFDIPTVGLTTLRNLIKIKARGLVIEAGKTFIVDREEFIETAEASGITVMALESASPE from the coding sequence ATGTCAAAAATAGGTTTAATTGCCGGCAGGGGTAAATTGCCTGCCATCTGGGCTGCAAGTGCGCGGGACCGGGGACATGATGTTTATGCCTTCCCCATTATCGAAGAGGCTGATGAAGGTTTGAAAAATATAGCTAAGGTTATAAAACCGGTTAATGTCGGTGCATTTGATAACCTTATTAATATTTTAATAGAGAATGATATAAGTAAAGTGGTAATGATCGGGAAGGTTAATAAGACCAGGCTTTTTGGTAAAACCCGGTTGGATGCAAGAATGCAACAGATGCTGGCAAACCTCAGGGAATTGAATGATGATAGCATTCTTTTAGGAATAGTTAATGAACTAAAAAAGGAAGGGATAGAGGTCTTAAAACAGTCCACTTTTATAGAAGACTTGTTCCCAACTCCGGGACCGGTAACCTCTAAAACCCCGGATGATTCCCTTCTGGAAGATATGAAATATGCTTTCAAACTGGCCCGTGGTATTGGAGGGCTTGATATCGGGCAGACTGTCCTCGTCAAAAATAGAGCGGTTCTGGCTGTTGAGGCTATTGAAGGAACCGATCAGGCTATAAAACGGGCCGGGGAGCTGGGTGGAGCCGGGGCTACCATGGCCAAGGTGAGCAAGCCCAATCAGGATTTCAGGTTTGATATTCCGACGGTGGGATTAACCACCCTCAGGAATCTTATAAAAATTAAGGCCCGGGGTTTAGTTATTGAGGCCGGTAAAACATTTATTGTCGACAGGGAAGAATTTATTGAAACGGCGGAGGCCAGTGGAATTACCGTTATGGCTTTAGAGTCTGCCTCCCCTGAATAA
- the lpxA gene encoding acyl-ACP--UDP-N-acetylglucosamine O-acyltransferase, translated as MAKIHETAIVHPGAKIGKNVEIGPYSIIGENVEIGEGTKIGPHVVVEGWTTIGKNNQIFHGASIGLEPQDMKFKGEKSYLFIGDNNIIRENVTIHRGTEEGGGETRIGNNNLIMAYCHVAHDCQLGNHIIMSNATNLAGHVIIEDYVVMSGLTGVHQFVRVGKMAMVGAHSKVVKDVPPYILVDGHPARVNGINVVGLRRNGVDPDLRQEIKRAYKILYRSNLNTSQAIEKMDQELDASEEIEHFLRFLRNAQRGICR; from the coding sequence ATGGCCAAGATTCATGAGACTGCCATTGTGCATCCCGGTGCCAAAATCGGCAAAAATGTTGAGATCGGGCCATATTCTATAATTGGAGAAAATGTTGAAATCGGTGAGGGGACCAAAATAGGCCCCCATGTTGTCGTTGAAGGCTGGACAACCATTGGCAAGAATAATCAAATCTTCCACGGGGCTTCTATTGGTCTAGAACCCCAGGATATGAAATTTAAAGGAGAAAAAAGCTATCTATTTATTGGAGATAACAATATAATCAGGGAAAATGTAACCATTCACCGGGGTACCGAAGAGGGGGGCGGCGAGACCAGGATTGGTAATAATAACCTGATAATGGCTTATTGCCATGTAGCCCATGACTGTCAACTCGGAAACCATATAATTATGTCCAATGCTACCAATCTGGCCGGGCATGTTATTATAGAGGACTATGTTGTTATGTCTGGTTTGACCGGGGTTCATCAGTTTGTAAGAGTCGGAAAAATGGCCATGGTCGGGGCCCATTCCAAGGTTGTTAAAGATGTGCCTCCATATATTCTTGTTGATGGACATCCGGCCCGGGTTAATGGTATCAATGTAGTTGGCCTGCGGAGAAATGGGGTTGACCCTGATTTGAGACAGGAAATTAAAAGGGCCTATAAAATTCTCTACCGTTCCAATCTCAATACTTCCCAGGCCATTGAAAAGATGGATCAGGAACTGGATGCCAGTGAAGAAATTGAACACTTTTTAAGGTTTTTACGTAATGCCCAGCGCGGGATTTGCCGTTAG
- the fabZ gene encoding 3-hydroxyacyl-ACP dehydratase FabZ: protein MMYIQDIKNILPHRFPFLLVDRITELEPGKKVVGFKNVTVNEEFFQGHYPGHPIMPGVLIIEAMAQVGGFLMMYSVDDDEEKIPLFAGIDKARFRRNVVPGDRLRIEAEVIKLRGRIGKIAAKGFVEDELAAEAELMFAINDK from the coding sequence ATGATGTATATCCAGGATATTAAAAATATACTACCACACCGGTTCCCTTTCTTGCTGGTTGATAGAATTACAGAGTTAGAGCCTGGTAAAAAAGTAGTTGGTTTTAAAAATGTAACAGTAAATGAAGAATTTTTTCAGGGACATTATCCCGGACATCCAATTATGCCTGGTGTCCTTATAATTGAAGCGATGGCCCAGGTGGGTGGCTTTTTAATGATGTATAGTGTTGATGATGATGAGGAAAAGATTCCTCTCTTTGCCGGGATAGATAAAGCCAGATTTCGGCGCAACGTTGTACCGGGTGACAGATTAAGGATTGAGGCTGAGGTTATTAAGTTAAGAGGTAGAATCGGCAAGATTGCAGCTAAAGGTTTTGTTGAGGATGAATTAGCAGCTGAGGCTGAATTAATGTTTGCTATAAATGATAAGTAG
- the lpxC gene encoding UDP-3-O-acyl-N-acetylglucosamine deacetylase — MFIDGNLQQTIEKPVKASGTALHTGKEVNVRFLPAGEDTGVVFKRVDLPDNPEIKAEPWQVVSTRRCTSIGLSKDSDSPKVHTIEHLMAALWALEIDNVIVEIDAPETPVMDGSALPYLKLLKKAGIRELSSPRKIWVIDEPVWVKRGHMYMVILPYDGFKISYTLDYDHKVIGTQFFEFDKGENSFEEEIAPARTFGFEREVEALHRRGLALGGSLENAVLIGDEDTVNPLRFSNEFVRHKILDVIGDMALNGFVSGHIITVRSGHSLHVELAQEINKKLIQESERV, encoded by the coding sequence ATGTTTATTGATGGTAATTTACAGCAAACTATAGAAAAACCTGTTAAGGCTTCAGGAACGGCACTCCACACCGGTAAAGAAGTTAATGTCAGGTTTCTTCCGGCCGGTGAAGATACGGGAGTAGTCTTCAAAAGAGTTGATTTGCCAGATAACCCGGAGATCAAGGCTGAGCCATGGCAGGTTGTATCAACCAGGAGATGTACCAGTATTGGCCTTTCTAAAGATAGTGATTCTCCTAAGGTTCATACAATTGAGCATTTAATGGCCGCCCTGTGGGCCCTGGAAATAGATAATGTTATTGTTGAAATTGATGCGCCAGAAACACCTGTTATGGATGGGAGTGCCCTTCCCTATCTGAAATTGCTTAAAAAAGCAGGTATCAGAGAATTGAGTTCACCCAGAAAAATATGGGTGATTGATGAGCCTGTCTGGGTAAAAAGGGGTCATATGTATATGGTCATTTTACCCTATGATGGGTTTAAAATAAGTTATACCCTTGATTATGACCACAAGGTTATTGGGACCCAGTTTTTTGAGTTTGATAAAGGTGAAAATTCCTTTGAAGAGGAGATTGCTCCGGCCAGGACATTTGGTTTTGAAAGGGAAGTAGAGGCTCTACATAGAAGGGGCCTGGCTTTAGGTGGCAGTCTTGAGAATGCTGTCCTCATCGGAGATGAGGATACTGTAAATCCTTTAAGGTTTTCTAATGAATTTGTCAGGCATAAGATTCTGGATGTAATAGGTGATATGGCTTTAAATGGATTTGTTTCGGGACATATAATAACCGTCAGGTCAGGCCATTCCTTACACGTTGAATTAGCTCAGGAGATTAATAAAAAACTTATACAGGAGAGTGAACGAGTATGA
- a CDS encoding amino acid ABC transporter ATP-binding protein — translation MLEVINLKKQYGSDMILNGVNLQARPGEIIAIMGPSGCGKSTFIRCINRLVEPDGGEVYFKGTPLHKLSEGDMEEVRQNIGFVFQHFNLIDRLKVRQNVALGLIKKGFSIKEAEDKARLALKDVGLKELADTEVKNLSGGEKQRVGIARALVMEPDLILMDEPTASLDPILVTEVLDVLEEIVRQKKQTTMIIVTHQVAFARRVADKIYFMDKGKFIESGPPDEVLESPVSWIGKKYKSIINYY, via the coding sequence ATGCTGGAAGTAATTAATTTGAAAAAACAATACGGCAGTGATATGATATTAAATGGTGTTAATTTACAGGCCCGCCCGGGTGAAATTATTGCCATTATGGGCCCGAGTGGGTGTGGCAAATCTACTTTTATCCGCTGTATAAACAGGCTTGTCGAACCTGACGGAGGGGAAGTATATTTTAAGGGAACACCCCTCCATAAACTCAGTGAAGGAGACATGGAAGAGGTTCGTCAGAATATTGGTTTTGTCTTTCAGCATTTTAATTTGATAGACAGGCTTAAGGTCAGGCAGAATGTAGCCCTGGGCCTGATAAAAAAAGGTTTTAGTATCAAAGAAGCTGAGGATAAGGCGAGACTGGCCCTGAAGGATGTTGGCCTTAAGGAGCTGGCAGACACTGAGGTGAAAAATCTCAGCGGTGGTGAAAAGCAACGGGTCGGGATAGCAAGGGCCCTTGTTATGGAACCTGATTTAATTTTGATGGATGAACCGACAGCTTCCTTGGACCCTATTCTGGTTACTGAAGTCCTCGATGTTCTGGAAGAAATTGTCCGCCAGAAAAAGCAGACTACCATGATTATTGTAACTCACCAGGTAGCTTTTGCCCGCCGGGTGGCCGATAAAATATATTTTATGGACAAAGGTAAATTTATTGAGTCCGGGCCACCCGATGAGGTTCTTGAGTCACCGGTATCATGGATAGGAAAAAAGTATAAAAGCATCATAAATTACTATTAA
- a CDS encoding ABC transporter permease, with product MFILKTDFRKDLLVLFIITVLIGTILVLTGGYITKNYFSHMVSGVIGEYGEYDLLFILSGDKENIALEQIKKVVDSTLPGSVLKAGPRVAGSSNYLLKIPEEFKKEEVYSRIYTYFSDIPGIMSKNIITEPRLSIRGFRGETLPVIRPRIEKIEGIDFLYPIGNGIDVIVKSPELVPRVKEQINRILGEYKLLEIRYPLNQHPEDMEKKKKKIIGKIKDEIDGIKVYDVTGTVSSDRVSLLNSLKQMKDFLLSYATTVIISEVEDSSRYSVGGILTARNKDGEKILLKIINNKDNRITCLVQNGSLAADKSSLKVYYHNSENGITYIGQGRINNPRQDLAEALESLNEITPRLNSFLEQSEELITHSDRIGKDLKNINEGLARVEETSRKLNKTLDEWRKEGLTVFLYDLLAVLDDIERNIGDLENIKTELITTSNQLKEIAGLIEEKLVFVPRNNLYNELNDLKNLFLKLSTTLDQNYDLISRQIDGNNSMVASIDTWQDKIKSLLKVENTLNDNVNYDDIGEIASKIEESARVIDTANIENNLTSVRDLMVELKNGQIPVIMEQLTYIQNSLPEMEDKEIVETIELIDSYLAGQVIPGDQIQLLVSGNYKNQELREEVKGIVNNPSVSFFEMESGILQPNPRGELFRILSQVKAVISTIIALIFTLLVMMLDQTLIVSVIKLNGGRGYVYSFVVGGLTFSLICLLSRINFPYLNFNIEFLIGGVIGLIMALLSGMLNPVKKEEWEAGKALGFSPAGIMHEIIIPSGKPGLLYLLNLPKMIFK from the coding sequence ATGTTTATACTAAAAACCGATTTCAGAAAAGACCTGCTAGTTCTATTTATAATTACTGTACTTATTGGTACCATTCTTGTACTTACCGGAGGATATATTACCAAAAATTATTTTTCCCACATGGTCAGTGGTGTAATCGGGGAATATGGTGAGTATGACCTCCTGTTTATCCTGTCCGGGGATAAAGAAAATATTGCCCTGGAACAGATAAAAAAAGTTGTTGATTCGACCCTGCCGGGCTCTGTTTTAAAGGCAGGTCCCCGGGTGGCCGGGAGTAGTAATTACCTCCTTAAAATACCGGAAGAGTTTAAAAAAGAGGAGGTTTACTCCAGGATATACACATACTTTTCCGACATTCCCGGGATTATGAGTAAAAATATAATAACAGAACCGCGGCTTTCAATCAGGGGTTTCAGGGGAGAAACCCTCCCTGTTATCAGGCCCCGGATAGAGAAAATAGAAGGTATTGATTTTCTTTATCCCATCGGGAATGGGATTGACGTAATTGTTAAAAGTCCGGAACTGGTTCCCCGGGTTAAAGAACAAATTAATCGTATCCTGGGAGAATATAAACTCCTTGAGATTCGTTATCCCTTAAACCAGCATCCCGAGGACATGGAAAAGAAAAAGAAAAAGATAATAGGTAAAATCAAAGACGAAATAGATGGGATTAAGGTATATGATGTTACCGGTACTGTTAGTTCTGACCGGGTTTCTCTTTTAAATAGTTTAAAGCAGATGAAAGATTTCCTCTTGTCATATGCTACTACTGTTATTATTTCTGAAGTGGAAGATAGTTCCCGCTACTCTGTCGGGGGGATCTTAACTGCCCGGAATAAAGATGGAGAAAAGATTCTTTTAAAGATTATCAATAATAAAGATAATCGTATTACCTGTCTGGTCCAGAATGGGAGCCTTGCTGCTGACAAAAGTAGTTTAAAGGTTTATTATCATAATAGTGAAAATGGGATTACTTATATTGGTCAGGGTAGGATTAATAACCCCAGACAGGATCTGGCTGAAGCCCTGGAAAGCCTTAATGAAATTACCCCGAGGCTAAATTCGTTTCTGGAGCAGAGTGAAGAGTTAATAACCCACAGTGATCGTATCGGTAAAGACCTGAAGAATATTAATGAAGGCCTGGCCCGGGTTGAAGAAACCAGTCGTAAACTCAATAAAACCCTGGATGAATGGAGAAAAGAAGGATTGACCGTTTTTCTTTATGACCTGCTTGCCGTTCTTGACGATATTGAGAGAAATATAGGTGACCTTGAAAATATTAAAACCGAACTTATAACTACCAGTAACCAGTTAAAGGAGATAGCGGGCCTGATTGAAGAAAAACTTGTTTTTGTTCCCAGGAATAATCTATATAATGAACTTAATGATTTAAAAAACCTCTTTCTTAAGCTTTCTACCACCCTGGATCAAAATTACGATTTAATCTCTAGGCAGATAGACGGAAATAATTCGATGGTGGCTTCAATAGATACCTGGCAGGATAAAATAAAGTCATTACTGAAGGTTGAGAATACCCTGAATGATAATGTAAATTATGATGATATCGGTGAGATTGCCAGTAAAATAGAAGAATCAGCCCGGGTTATTGATACTGCAAATATAGAGAATAACCTGACATCTGTCCGGGATTTAATGGTTGAGTTAAAAAACGGCCAGATCCCTGTAATTATGGAACAGCTGACCTATATTCAAAATTCCTTACCGGAGATGGAGGATAAGGAGATTGTCGAAACAATAGAGTTAATCGATAGTTACCTGGCCGGGCAGGTGATACCCGGAGACCAGATTCAGCTTTTAGTCAGTGGTAATTATAAAAACCAGGAATTGAGGGAAGAGGTAAAGGGTATAGTTAATAATCCCTCGGTAAGCTTTTTCGAAATGGAATCAGGTATTTTACAGCCCAATCCCCGGGGAGAGTTATTTAGGATATTAAGCCAGGTTAAGGCTGTTATTTCAACAATAATAGCTTTGATTTTTACCCTCCTGGTAATGATGCTTGACCAGACCCTGATAGTCAGTGTAATTAAATTAAATGGAGGACGGGGATATGTCTACAGTTTTGTTGTTGGTGGACTTACCTTTAGCCTGATCTGCCTTTTGAGCAGGATCAATTTCCCCTACCTTAACTTTAATATTGAGTTTTTGATAGGTGGGGTTATCGGGCTAATAATGGCCCTTCTCTCCGGGATGTTAAACCCGGTAAAAAAAGAAGAGTGGGAAGCGGGTAAGGCCCTCGGCTTTTCTCCAGCCGGGATTATGCATGAAATAATTATTCCGTCGGGTAAACCGGGTTTACTATATTTATTAAACCTCCCTAAAATGATATTTAAGTAA